One Spiribacter halobius DNA segment encodes these proteins:
- the gyrA gene encoding DNA gyrase subunit A: MSSVAKEILPVNLEDEMRQSYLDYAMSVIVGRALPDVRDGLKPVHRRVLFAMRELGNDWNKSYKKSARVVGDVIGKYHPHGDSAVYDTIVRMAQDFSMRYPLVDGQGNFGSIDGDNAAAMRYTEVRMARIAHELLADIDKETVDFTDNYDGSEREPQVLPTKVPNFLVNGGSGIAVGMATNVPPHNLREVVDACVALIDDEDLTVEDLMAYVPGPDLPTRGIINGVEGIREAYRTGRGRMVMRARCSFETDERNGKVSIIVHELPYQVNKARLLEKIAELVKEKRVEGITELRDESDKDGIRMVIELRRGEVPEVVLNNLYQHTQLETVFGINMVALHEGQPRQHNLKNILEAFLRHRREVVTRRTVYELRKARDRAHTLEGLAVALANIDEVIALIKASPGPADAKQALVGRTWAPGVVSDMLARAGAEASRPEGLGRNVGLVDGRYQLTETQAQAILDLRLHRLTGLEQDKIVDEYREILDTIEELLAILGSSERLMQVIREELADIRERYGDERRTEILEQRLSLTTEDLISPQDVVVTLSHNGYAKSQPLDGYQAQRRGGKGKAATRMRDEDFVDQFWVANSHDTLLCFSSRGKVYWLKVYELPHGARGARGKPIVNLLPLEQGERINTVLPISEFDDDHFVFMATRRGTVKKTPLSHFSRPRSTGIIAAHLGDDDWLVNVGVTDGQREIMMITDAGKALRFREEEVRPMGRTAAGVRGIRLGPGQSVIQCLILGEGDVLSVTANGYGKRTRVADYPIRGRGGMGVICIQTSERNGQVVGAAQVVEEDEIMLITNGGTLVRTRVEEISVLGRNTQGVKLIRLDDDEQLVGIARIEALGEDEEE; the protein is encoded by the coding sequence ATGTCGAGCGTTGCCAAGGAGATCCTGCCGGTCAATCTCGAGGACGAGATGCGGCAGTCCTACCTCGATTACGCCATGAGCGTGATCGTCGGCCGCGCCCTGCCGGACGTGCGCGACGGCCTCAAGCCCGTGCACCGGCGGGTCCTGTTCGCCATGCGCGAGCTCGGCAACGACTGGAACAAGAGCTACAAGAAGTCCGCCCGCGTGGTGGGTGACGTCATCGGTAAGTACCACCCCCACGGCGACTCCGCCGTCTACGACACCATCGTGCGCATGGCCCAGGACTTCTCCATGCGCTATCCGCTGGTGGACGGGCAGGGCAACTTCGGCTCCATCGACGGCGATAACGCCGCGGCGATGCGCTACACCGAGGTGCGCATGGCGCGCATCGCCCACGAGCTGCTGGCGGACATCGACAAGGAAACCGTCGACTTCACCGACAACTACGATGGCTCCGAGCGCGAGCCCCAGGTGCTGCCGACGAAGGTGCCGAATTTCCTCGTCAACGGCGGCTCCGGCATCGCCGTGGGCATGGCCACCAACGTGCCGCCGCACAACCTGCGCGAGGTGGTGGATGCCTGCGTCGCCCTGATCGACGACGAGGACCTCACGGTCGAGGACCTCATGGCCTACGTGCCCGGGCCGGACCTGCCCACCCGCGGCATCATCAACGGCGTCGAGGGTATCCGCGAGGCCTACCGAACCGGCCGTGGGCGCATGGTGATGCGCGCGCGCTGCAGCTTCGAGACCGACGAGCGCAACGGCAAGGTCAGCATCATCGTCCACGAGCTGCCCTATCAGGTGAACAAGGCGCGGCTGCTGGAGAAGATCGCCGAGCTGGTCAAGGAGAAGCGCGTCGAGGGCATCACCGAGCTGCGGGACGAGTCCGACAAGGACGGCATCCGCATGGTCATCGAGCTGCGCCGCGGCGAGGTGCCCGAGGTGGTGCTGAACAACCTCTACCAGCACACCCAGCTGGAGACGGTGTTCGGCATCAACATGGTGGCACTGCACGAGGGCCAGCCCCGCCAGCACAACCTGAAGAACATCCTCGAGGCCTTCCTCCGCCACCGCCGCGAGGTGGTCACCCGGCGCACGGTCTACGAGCTGCGCAAGGCCCGCGACCGGGCCCACACGCTGGAGGGCCTGGCGGTCGCGCTCGCCAACATCGACGAGGTGATCGCGCTGATCAAGGCCTCGCCCGGGCCGGCGGATGCGAAGCAGGCGCTGGTGGGCCGCACCTGGGCTCCGGGCGTGGTGAGTGACATGCTCGCCCGCGCCGGCGCCGAGGCCTCACGCCCCGAGGGGCTCGGCCGCAACGTCGGCCTGGTGGACGGCCGCTACCAGCTCACCGAGACCCAGGCCCAGGCGATCCTGGACCTGCGCCTGCACCGGCTGACCGGCCTCGAGCAGGACAAGATCGTCGACGAGTACCGTGAGATCCTCGACACCATCGAGGAGCTGCTGGCCATCCTCGGCAGCAGCGAGCGGCTGATGCAGGTGATCCGCGAGGAGCTCGCGGACATCCGCGAGCGCTACGGCGACGAGCGTCGCACCGAGATCCTCGAGCAGCGCCTCAGCCTCACCACCGAGGACCTGATCTCCCCCCAGGACGTGGTGGTGACCCTCTCCCACAACGGCTACGCCAAGTCCCAGCCGCTGGACGGCTATCAGGCTCAGCGCCGCGGCGGCAAAGGCAAGGCCGCCACGCGCATGCGTGACGAGGACTTCGTCGACCAGTTCTGGGTCGCCAACAGCCACGATACGCTGCTCTGCTTCTCGAGCCGGGGCAAGGTCTACTGGCTCAAGGTCTACGAGCTGCCCCATGGCGCCCGCGGCGCGCGCGGCAAGCCCATCGTCAACCTGCTGCCGCTGGAGCAGGGCGAGCGCATCAACACCGTGCTCCCCATCAGCGAGTTCGACGACGATCACTTCGTGTTCATGGCCACCCGCCGCGGGACGGTCAAGAAGACGCCGCTGTCGCATTTCTCGCGGCCGCGCTCCACCGGCATCATCGCCGCACACCTCGGCGACGACGACTGGCTGGTCAACGTCGGCGTCACCGACGGCCAGCGCGAGATCATGATGATCACCGACGCCGGCAAGGCCCTGCGCTTCCGCGAGGAGGAGGTGCGCCCGATGGGCCGCACCGCCGCCGGCGTGCGCGGCATTCGCCTCGGGCCCGGGCAGTCGGTGATCCAGTGCCTGATCCTCGGCGAGGGCGATGTGCTCAGCGTCACCGCCAACGGCTATGGCAAGCGCACGCGGGTCGCCGACTACCCGATCCGTGGCCGCGGCGGCATGGGCGTCATCTGCATCCAGACCTCCGAGCGCAACGGCCAGGTGGTCGGCGCAGCGCAGGTGGTCGAGGAGGACGAGATCATGCTCATCACCAACGGCGGCACGCTGGTGCGTACCCGCGTGGAGGAGATCTCCGTGCTCGGGCGCAACACCCAGGGCGTG
- a CDS encoding TRZ/ATZ family hydrolase — translation MEDVDLLLHPGWVVPMEPAGAVFEDHSVAVRDGALVALLPRPEAERHYRPARVRELPGQALMPGLVNAHTHAAMALLRGYADDLPLMTWLTEHIWPAEQAHVSEAFVRDGTELAVVEMLRGGVTCFNDMYYFPETVAEVASHAGMRVTVGMIVLDFPTVYADGPDGYLERGRALHADWRDHPLVDTVLAPHAPYTVGEASLERVRILADDLDRRVHIHLHETAGEVADSVREHGDRPLARLDALGLLGPRLLAVHMTQLTGDERARLAESGAHVVHCPEANLKLASGLCPVTDLLARGVNVALGTDGAASNNDLNLFGELRSAALVAKAESGDAGALPAWQALHLATLGGARALGRDHEIGSLLPGKAADMIAVDLSGPEAQPLHNVVSQLAYATGRSQVTDVWIAGRPVLADRLPQTLDMPALLERVRRWRDTISA, via the coding sequence ATGGAAGACGTGGACCTGTTGCTGCACCCGGGCTGGGTGGTGCCCATGGAGCCAGCCGGCGCGGTGTTCGAGGACCACTCCGTGGCCGTGCGTGACGGCGCCCTGGTCGCCCTGCTGCCGCGCCCGGAGGCGGAACGCCACTACCGGCCCGCCAGGGTGCGCGAGCTGCCGGGTCAGGCGCTGATGCCGGGGCTCGTCAACGCCCACACCCATGCGGCGATGGCGCTGCTCCGGGGCTACGCCGACGACCTGCCACTGATGACCTGGCTCACCGAACACATCTGGCCGGCGGAGCAGGCCCATGTCAGCGAGGCCTTCGTGCGCGACGGCACGGAGCTTGCTGTGGTCGAGATGCTGCGCGGCGGCGTGACCTGCTTCAATGACATGTACTACTTCCCGGAGACCGTGGCGGAGGTGGCGAGCCACGCCGGCATGCGGGTCACCGTAGGCATGATCGTGCTCGACTTCCCTACCGTCTACGCCGACGGCCCCGATGGCTACCTCGAGCGCGGCCGCGCCCTGCACGCCGACTGGCGCGACCATCCGCTGGTGGACACCGTGCTCGCCCCCCATGCGCCCTACACCGTGGGCGAGGCCAGCCTCGAGCGGGTGCGCATCCTGGCCGATGATCTGGACCGGCGGGTGCACATCCATCTGCACGAGACCGCCGGCGAGGTGGCCGACTCGGTGCGCGAGCACGGTGACCGGCCCCTGGCGCGACTGGACGCCCTCGGCCTGCTCGGCCCGCGCCTGCTCGCGGTGCACATGACCCAGCTCACCGGCGACGAGCGCGCGCGCCTCGCCGAGAGCGGCGCCCACGTGGTGCACTGCCCCGAGGCCAATCTCAAGCTCGCCAGCGGCCTCTGCCCGGTCACCGACCTGCTCGCCCGCGGCGTGAACGTGGCCCTCGGCACCGACGGCGCCGCCAGCAACAACGACCTCAACCTCTTCGGCGAGCTGCGCAGCGCCGCCCTGGTGGCCAAGGCCGAGAGCGGCGACGCCGGCGCCCTGCCCGCCTGGCAGGCACTGCATCTCGCCACCCTGGGAGGCGCCCGCGCCCTCGGCCGTGACCACGAGATCGGCAGCCTGCTGCCTGGCAAGGCCGCCGACATGATCGCCGTCGACCTCTCCGGGCCGGAGGCGCAGCCGCTGCACAACGTGGTCTCCCAGCTCGCCTACGCCACCGGCCGCAGCCAGGTTACCGACGTCTGGATCGCCGGGCGGCCGGTGCTGGCGGACCGCCTGCCGCAGACCCTCGACATGCCGGCGCTGCTGGAGCGGGTGCGGCGCTGGCGTGATACGATTTCGGCATAG
- the mtnA gene encoding S-methyl-5-thioribose-1-phosphate isomerase, with protein MTAFDRIRAVFWESGRLHLLDQRRLPTVEHYLDCTRWREVAEAIRDMVVRGAPAIGIAAAYGVALAARERSERELAAAFEGLAATRPTAVNLGWALARMRRAHDAGADAGALLAEAQRIQAEDVAANRRIGALGAEHLPAGRAVLTHCNTGSLATGGYGTALGVVRSAYAAGRLTRVYAGETRPWLQGARLTAWELQADGIPVRLIADGAAASLLASGEVGAVVVGADRVAANGDVANKIGTYALALAAAAHDVPFLVAAPLSTLDADTASGAGIPIETRGAEELLSIAGQAIAPPDIEVWNPVFDVTPARLVDALITERGVVARPDAHAIRRLLSAPAHEEIP; from the coding sequence ATGACCGCATTCGACCGCATCCGCGCCGTGTTCTGGGAGTCCGGCCGGCTGCACCTGCTCGATCAACGCCGGCTGCCGACGGTGGAGCACTACCTCGACTGCACCCGCTGGCGCGAGGTGGCCGAGGCCATCCGCGACATGGTCGTGCGCGGCGCCCCGGCCATCGGCATCGCGGCGGCTTATGGCGTCGCCCTGGCGGCCCGGGAGCGCAGCGAGCGCGAGCTGGCCGCCGCCTTCGAGGGGCTGGCGGCGACGCGGCCGACGGCGGTCAATCTTGGCTGGGCGCTGGCACGCATGCGCCGTGCCCACGACGCCGGCGCCGACGCCGGGGCGCTGCTGGCGGAGGCGCAGCGCATCCAGGCCGAGGACGTTGCCGCCAACCGCCGTATCGGCGCGCTGGGTGCCGAGCACCTGCCCGCGGGCCGCGCGGTGCTGACCCACTGCAACACCGGCTCGCTCGCCACCGGCGGCTACGGTACCGCGCTCGGCGTGGTGCGTTCGGCCTACGCCGCCGGTCGCCTCACCCGGGTCTACGCCGGCGAGACGCGGCCCTGGCTCCAGGGTGCGCGGCTCACGGCCTGGGAGCTGCAGGCCGACGGTATCCCGGTGCGGCTGATCGCCGACGGCGCCGCGGCAAGCCTGCTCGCGAGCGGCGAGGTGGGCGCCGTGGTCGTTGGCGCCGACCGCGTCGCCGCCAACGGCGACGTGGCCAACAAGATCGGCACCTACGCCCTGGCGCTGGCCGCCGCGGCGCACGACGTGCCGTTCCTGGTGGCCGCACCGCTGTCGACCCTCGACGCTGACACCGCGAGCGGGGCCGGGATCCCCATCGAGACGCGCGGCGCGGAGGAGTTGCTGAGCATTGCGGGACAGGCCATTGCGCCACCGGATATCGAGGTCTGGAACCCGGTGTTTGACGTCACCCCGGCGCGCCTCGTGGACGCGCTGATTACCGAGCGGGGCGTGGTCGCGCGCCCCGATGCCCATGCGATCCGGCGCCTGCTGAGCGCGCCGGCACACGAGGAGATCCCCTGA
- a CDS encoding peptidylprolyl isomerase, with translation MRLPLLTLAMAAGIGSAAADGNPEVVFETSAGEIRLELLADAAPVTVENFLGYVDDGFYDGTIFHRVIPGFVVQGGGFTEDLSRKPTGQPIVNEADNGLKNERGTLSMARTQAKDSATSQFFINLADNAFLDHGARDFGYAVFARVVEGMDVVQRIAEGQTSRRGPMTDVPVDPVVVERARRVEP, from the coding sequence ATGCGCCTTCCCCTGCTTACCCTGGCCATGGCGGCCGGCATCGGTTCCGCCGCCGCAGACGGCAATCCCGAGGTGGTATTCGAGACCAGCGCCGGCGAAATCCGCCTGGAGCTGCTGGCGGACGCTGCCCCGGTGACCGTGGAGAACTTCCTTGGCTACGTGGACGACGGCTTCTACGACGGCACCATCTTCCACCGCGTGATCCCCGGCTTCGTGGTCCAGGGCGGCGGCTTCACCGAGGACCTCTCGCGCAAGCCCACGGGTCAGCCCATCGTCAACGAAGCGGACAACGGCCTGAAGAACGAACGCGGGACCCTCTCCATGGCCCGCACTCAGGCGAAGGACAGTGCCACCTCGCAGTTCTTCATCAACCTCGCGGACAACGCCTTTCTCGATCACGGTGCGCGGGACTTCGGCTACGCCGTCTTCGCCCGCGTGGTGGAGGGAATGGACGTGGTCCAGCGCATAGCCGAAGGGCAGACCAGCCGGCGCGGTCCGATGACGGACGTGCCGGTGGACCCGGTGGTGGTGGAGCGGGCGCGCCGCGTCGAGCCCTGA